From one Nothobranchius furzeri strain GRZ-AD chromosome 2, NfurGRZ-RIMD1, whole genome shotgun sequence genomic stretch:
- the LOC139063256 gene encoding heterogeneous nuclear ribonucleoprotein Q-like isoform X2: protein MSGDMATDHVNGNTEEPTDTSAVAHTEHFPALLEAGLAQKVAEKLDELFAEGLVAHSDLDERALEALKEFNEDGALQVLVQFKESDLSHVQNKSAFLCGVMKTYRQREKQGTKVSPSTKGPDEAKIKELLERTSYTLDVTTGQRKYGGPPPESVFSGPQPTIGTEIFVGKIPRDLFEDELVPLFEKAGPIWDLRLMMDPLSSLNRGYAFITFCAKEGAQEAVKLCNNYEIRPGKHIGVCISVANNRLFVGSIPKNKNKEQIVEEFSKVTEGVSDVILYHQPDDKKKNRGFCFLEYEDHKTAAQARRRLMSGKVKVWGNLVTVEWADPIEDPDPDVMAKVKVLFVRNLANGVTEELLETTFSQFGNLERVKKLKDYAFIHFAERDGAAKALQDLNGKELEGEPIEIVFAKPPDLKRQERKAQRQAARTQMFNDYYHFPPPAHVSPSSRGRGRGANRGGYSYAPDYYSYEDYYDYYSYDYHNYRSGYDDPYYGYDDYQGRGRSGSRGLRGGASPARGRGGVGPPRGRANFSQRGGPGPGRGGRRARGGMQPRGRGGVRGARGGRGGNVGGKRKADGYNQPDSKRRQTNNQNWGSQPIVQQPLHGGDHSET from the exons ATGTCTGGAGACATGGCCACAGACCACGTTAACGGGAACACAGAGGAGCCCACGGACACATCAGCAGTGGCCCACACGGAACATTTCCCGGCCTTGTTGGAAGCTGGTTTAGCTCAGAAGGTAGCGGAGAAGCTAGATGAGCTGTTTGCAGAAG GTCTGGTGGCTCACAGTGACCTGGATGAACGAGCCCTCGAAGCTTTAAAGGAGTTTAATGAAGATGGAGCTCTGCAGGTGCTGGTCCAGTTTAAGGAGAGTGATCTGTCACACGTACAG AACAAAAGTGCCTTTCTTTGTGGGGTGATGAAGACCTACAGGCAGAGAGAGAAACAAGGGACTAAAGTCTCACCTTCCACCAAAGGACCAGACGAGGCAAAGATAAAAGAGCTGCTAGAAAGAACCAGCTACACCCTGGACGTAACGACAGGCCAGAGGAAGTACGGAGGACCTCCACCCGAGTCTGTGTTCTCCGGTCCCCAGCCAACCATCGGGACTGAG ATATTTGTTGGAAAGATTCCTCGTGACCTGTTTGAAGATGAGCTGGTTCCTCTCTTTGAGAAGGCGGGGCCTATCTGGGACCTCAGGTTAATGATGGACCCCCTGAGCAGCCTGAACAGGGGCTACGCCTTCATCACCTTCTGTGCTAAAGAAGGAGCCCAGGAGGCTGTGAAGCTG TGTAACAACTACGAGATCCGCCCTGGGAAGCACATCGGCGTTTGCATCTCTGTTGCCAACAACAGGCTGTTTGTTGGCTCCATCCCCAAGAACAAAAACAAGGAGCAGATCGTGGAAGAGTTCTCTAAAGTCACAG AAGGTGTCAGTGATGTCATACTGTACCATCAACCCGATGACAAGAAGAAGAACCGAGGTTTCTGCTTCCTGGAGTACGAAGACCACAAAACCGCTGCTCAGGCCCGCCGCCGACTAATGAGCGGTAAGGTCAAGGTCTGGGGCAACCTGGTGACGGTCGAGTGGGCGGATCCCATCGAGGACCCCGACCCAGATGTCATGGCCAAG GTGAAGGTCTTATTTGTCAGGAATCTCGCCAACGGCGTTACGGAGGAGCTCCTGGAGACGACCTTCAGCCAGTTTGGAAATTTAGAGCGAGTGAAGAAACTAAAAGACTACGCCTTTATTCACTTTGCAGAGCGGGACGGAGCAGCAAAG GCCCTTCAAGACCTGAACGGGAAGGAGCTGGAAGGGGAGCCCATCGAGATTGTTTTTGCCAAACCGCCAGATCTGAAAAGACAAGAGCGTAAAGCCCAGAGACAAGCCGCTAGGACACAGAT GTTTAATGACTATTACCACTTCCCCCCTCCTGCCCACGTATCTCCTTCCAGCAGGGGGCGGGGCCGAGGGGCCAATCGCGGCGGCTACTCCTACGCTCCTGACTACTACAGTTACGAGGACTACTATGACTACTACAGCTACGACTATCACAACTATCGCAGCGGCTACGATGACCCGTACTATGGCTACGATGACTACCAGGGCAGAGGGCGGAGCGGCAGCCGAGGCCTCCGGGGCGGAGCCTCGCCAGCTAGAGGACGTGGCGGCGTGGGGCCGCCCAGGGGCAGGGCCAACTTCTCCCAGCGCGGTGGGCCAGGACCAGGCCGAGGCGGGCGCAGAGCACGAGGAGGCATGCAGCCGAGAGGGCGAGGAGGGGTACGTGGTGCTCGGGGTGGTCGCGGTGGAAATGTAGGAGGAAAGCGCAAAGCTGACGGGTACAACCAGCCCGATTCCAAACGGCGCCAGACCAATAATCAGAACTGGGGCTCGCAACCCATTGTTCAGCAGCCGCTCCATGGTGGCGATCATTCTG aGACTTGA
- the LOC139063256 gene encoding heterogeneous nuclear ribonucleoprotein Q-like isoform X1, which translates to MSGDMATDHVNGNTEEPTDTSAVAHTEHFPALLEAGLAQKVAEKLDELFAEGLVAHSDLDERALEALKEFNEDGALQVLVQFKESDLSHVQNKSAFLCGVMKTYRQREKQGTKVSPSTKGPDEAKIKELLERTSYTLDVTTGQRKYGGPPPESVFSGPQPTIGTEIFVGKIPRDLFEDELVPLFEKAGPIWDLRLMMDPLSSLNRGYAFITFCAKEGAQEAVKLCNNYEIRPGKHIGVCISVANNRLFVGSIPKNKNKEQIVEEFSKVTEGVSDVILYHQPDDKKKNRGFCFLEYEDHKTAAQARRRLMSGKVKVWGNLVTVEWADPIEDPDPDVMAKVKVLFVRNLANGVTEELLETTFSQFGNLERVKKLKDYAFIHFAERDGAAKALQDLNGKELEGEPIEIVFAKPPDLKRQERKAQRQAARTQMFNDYYHFPPPAHVSPSSRGRGRGANRGGYSYAPDYYSYEDYYDYYSYDYHNYRSGYDDPYYGYDDYQGRGRSGSRGLRGGASPARGRGGVGPPRGRANFSQRGGPGPGRGGRRARGGMQPRGRGGVRGARGGRGGNVGGKRKADGYNQPDSKRRQTNNQNWGSQPIVQQPLHGGDHSGNYGYKSDNQEFYQDSFGQQWK; encoded by the exons ATGTCTGGAGACATGGCCACAGACCACGTTAACGGGAACACAGAGGAGCCCACGGACACATCAGCAGTGGCCCACACGGAACATTTCCCGGCCTTGTTGGAAGCTGGTTTAGCTCAGAAGGTAGCGGAGAAGCTAGATGAGCTGTTTGCAGAAG GTCTGGTGGCTCACAGTGACCTGGATGAACGAGCCCTCGAAGCTTTAAAGGAGTTTAATGAAGATGGAGCTCTGCAGGTGCTGGTCCAGTTTAAGGAGAGTGATCTGTCACACGTACAG AACAAAAGTGCCTTTCTTTGTGGGGTGATGAAGACCTACAGGCAGAGAGAGAAACAAGGGACTAAAGTCTCACCTTCCACCAAAGGACCAGACGAGGCAAAGATAAAAGAGCTGCTAGAAAGAACCAGCTACACCCTGGACGTAACGACAGGCCAGAGGAAGTACGGAGGACCTCCACCCGAGTCTGTGTTCTCCGGTCCCCAGCCAACCATCGGGACTGAG ATATTTGTTGGAAAGATTCCTCGTGACCTGTTTGAAGATGAGCTGGTTCCTCTCTTTGAGAAGGCGGGGCCTATCTGGGACCTCAGGTTAATGATGGACCCCCTGAGCAGCCTGAACAGGGGCTACGCCTTCATCACCTTCTGTGCTAAAGAAGGAGCCCAGGAGGCTGTGAAGCTG TGTAACAACTACGAGATCCGCCCTGGGAAGCACATCGGCGTTTGCATCTCTGTTGCCAACAACAGGCTGTTTGTTGGCTCCATCCCCAAGAACAAAAACAAGGAGCAGATCGTGGAAGAGTTCTCTAAAGTCACAG AAGGTGTCAGTGATGTCATACTGTACCATCAACCCGATGACAAGAAGAAGAACCGAGGTTTCTGCTTCCTGGAGTACGAAGACCACAAAACCGCTGCTCAGGCCCGCCGCCGACTAATGAGCGGTAAGGTCAAGGTCTGGGGCAACCTGGTGACGGTCGAGTGGGCGGATCCCATCGAGGACCCCGACCCAGATGTCATGGCCAAG GTGAAGGTCTTATTTGTCAGGAATCTCGCCAACGGCGTTACGGAGGAGCTCCTGGAGACGACCTTCAGCCAGTTTGGAAATTTAGAGCGAGTGAAGAAACTAAAAGACTACGCCTTTATTCACTTTGCAGAGCGGGACGGAGCAGCAAAG GCCCTTCAAGACCTGAACGGGAAGGAGCTGGAAGGGGAGCCCATCGAGATTGTTTTTGCCAAACCGCCAGATCTGAAAAGACAAGAGCGTAAAGCCCAGAGACAAGCCGCTAGGACACAGAT GTTTAATGACTATTACCACTTCCCCCCTCCTGCCCACGTATCTCCTTCCAGCAGGGGGCGGGGCCGAGGGGCCAATCGCGGCGGCTACTCCTACGCTCCTGACTACTACAGTTACGAGGACTACTATGACTACTACAGCTACGACTATCACAACTATCGCAGCGGCTACGATGACCCGTACTATGGCTACGATGACTACCAGGGCAGAGGGCGGAGCGGCAGCCGAGGCCTCCGGGGCGGAGCCTCGCCAGCTAGAGGACGTGGCGGCGTGGGGCCGCCCAGGGGCAGGGCCAACTTCTCCCAGCGCGGTGGGCCAGGACCAGGCCGAGGCGGGCGCAGAGCACGAGGAGGCATGCAGCCGAGAGGGCGAGGAGGGGTACGTGGTGCTCGGGGTGGTCGCGGTGGAAATGTAGGAGGAAAGCGCAAAGCTGACGGGTACAACCAGCCCGATTCCAAACGGCGCCAGACCAATAATCAGAACTGGGGCTCGCAACCCATTGTTCAGCAGCCGCTCCATGGTGGCGATCATTCTGGTAACTATGGTTACAAATCTGACAACCAGGAGTTTTATCAGGATTCTTTTGGGCAACAGTGGAAGTAG
- the LOC139063256 gene encoding heterogeneous nuclear ribonucleoprotein Q-like isoform X3 has translation MSGDMATDHVNGNTEEPTDTSAVAHTEHFPALLEAGLAQKVAEKLDELFAEGLVAHSDLDERALEALKEFNEDGALQVLVQFKESDLSHVQNKSAFLCGVMKTYRQREKQGTKVSPSTKGPDEAKIKELLERTSYTLDVTTGQRKYGGPPPESVFSGPQPTIGTEIFVGKIPRDLFEDELVPLFEKAGPIWDLRLMMDPLSSLNRGYAFITFCAKEGAQEAVKLCNNYEIRPGKHIGVCISVANNRLFVGSIPKNKNKEQIVEEFSKVTEGVSDVILYHQPDDKKKNRGFCFLEYEDHKTAAQARRRLMSGKVKVWGNLVTVEWADPIEDPDPDVMAKVKVLFVRNLANGVTEELLETTFSQFGNLERVKKLKDYAFIHFAERDGAAKALQDLNGKELEGEPIEIVFAKPPDLKRQERKAQRQAARTQMFNDYYHFPPPAHVSPSSRGRGRGANRGGYSYAPDYYSYEDYYDYYSYDYHNYRSGYDDPYYGYDDYQGRGRSGSRGLRGGASPARGRGGVGPPRGRANFSQRGGPGPGRGGRRARGGMQPRGRGGPEEGVEAGPDALL, from the exons ATGTCTGGAGACATGGCCACAGACCACGTTAACGGGAACACAGAGGAGCCCACGGACACATCAGCAGTGGCCCACACGGAACATTTCCCGGCCTTGTTGGAAGCTGGTTTAGCTCAGAAGGTAGCGGAGAAGCTAGATGAGCTGTTTGCAGAAG GTCTGGTGGCTCACAGTGACCTGGATGAACGAGCCCTCGAAGCTTTAAAGGAGTTTAATGAAGATGGAGCTCTGCAGGTGCTGGTCCAGTTTAAGGAGAGTGATCTGTCACACGTACAG AACAAAAGTGCCTTTCTTTGTGGGGTGATGAAGACCTACAGGCAGAGAGAGAAACAAGGGACTAAAGTCTCACCTTCCACCAAAGGACCAGACGAGGCAAAGATAAAAGAGCTGCTAGAAAGAACCAGCTACACCCTGGACGTAACGACAGGCCAGAGGAAGTACGGAGGACCTCCACCCGAGTCTGTGTTCTCCGGTCCCCAGCCAACCATCGGGACTGAG ATATTTGTTGGAAAGATTCCTCGTGACCTGTTTGAAGATGAGCTGGTTCCTCTCTTTGAGAAGGCGGGGCCTATCTGGGACCTCAGGTTAATGATGGACCCCCTGAGCAGCCTGAACAGGGGCTACGCCTTCATCACCTTCTGTGCTAAAGAAGGAGCCCAGGAGGCTGTGAAGCTG TGTAACAACTACGAGATCCGCCCTGGGAAGCACATCGGCGTTTGCATCTCTGTTGCCAACAACAGGCTGTTTGTTGGCTCCATCCCCAAGAACAAAAACAAGGAGCAGATCGTGGAAGAGTTCTCTAAAGTCACAG AAGGTGTCAGTGATGTCATACTGTACCATCAACCCGATGACAAGAAGAAGAACCGAGGTTTCTGCTTCCTGGAGTACGAAGACCACAAAACCGCTGCTCAGGCCCGCCGCCGACTAATGAGCGGTAAGGTCAAGGTCTGGGGCAACCTGGTGACGGTCGAGTGGGCGGATCCCATCGAGGACCCCGACCCAGATGTCATGGCCAAG GTGAAGGTCTTATTTGTCAGGAATCTCGCCAACGGCGTTACGGAGGAGCTCCTGGAGACGACCTTCAGCCAGTTTGGAAATTTAGAGCGAGTGAAGAAACTAAAAGACTACGCCTTTATTCACTTTGCAGAGCGGGACGGAGCAGCAAAG GCCCTTCAAGACCTGAACGGGAAGGAGCTGGAAGGGGAGCCCATCGAGATTGTTTTTGCCAAACCGCCAGATCTGAAAAGACAAGAGCGTAAAGCCCAGAGACAAGCCGCTAGGACACAGAT GTTTAATGACTATTACCACTTCCCCCCTCCTGCCCACGTATCTCCTTCCAGCAGGGGGCGGGGCCGAGGGGCCAATCGCGGCGGCTACTCCTACGCTCCTGACTACTACAGTTACGAGGACTACTATGACTACTACAGCTACGACTATCACAACTATCGCAGCGGCTACGATGACCCGTACTATGGCTACGATGACTACCAGGGCAGAGGGCGGAGCGGCAGCCGAGGCCTCCGGGGCGGAGCCTCGCCAGCTAGAGGACGTGGCGGCGTGGGGCCGCCCAGGGGCAGGGCCAACTTCTCCCAGCGCGGTGGGCCAGGACCAGGCCGAGGCGGGCGCAGAGCACGAGGAGGCATGCAGCCGAGAGGGCGAGGAGGG CCGGAGGAAGGGGTGGAGGCTGGTCCTGATGCGTTGCTATGA